Within Eggerthella timonensis, the genomic segment CATGCCGCGGAACCGCTTCGCGCGATCGTGGGCAGCCAGCAGAGCTTCCTGCACGAACGCGCGATCGAGCGGACCTGCGTAGTCGGGACGCGCGATGCGTGCGGCCAAGCTTTTGAGCACCGGTTCCACCGCGGCCCCCTCGTCGGCCACCACGCGGAAGAACCCGTAGGGCGCGAGGGTTTCCAGCGCACCTGCAAGCGAGTCGAGCGCTTCATCGCGCCGACCGAGCGCCCAGCGCAGCGACGCGAGCAGCGTGCCCGCCTCGGCCTCGTCGAGCGGGCGGTTGAACCCGCGCCCGAACGCCAGCAGCGCTTCCATCAGGCGCTCGGCCTCTTCCATGCGCCCGAGCACGACGAGCGCGCGGGCGGTGGTGAAATGCTGGAACACGCGCACAAGCTCGATGCGCTCGGCGTCGTTGACGAAGTACTCGCCGAGCCATCCGCGCGCTGCGCGGGCATCGGCGTCGAACAGCGCCAGCTTCGCCCGGTAGGCTTTCAGGTTGTGCTGGAAGTGAGAAGCGTCGCTCGCCACGTACGCCTCCAGATCGTTCAGCACCGAAGCCGCCTCGTCAGCGCGCCCCATCTGCCACAGCGTGGCGTGATGCATGACGCCGATGCAGATGCGCCCGTCCTCCTTGTTCTCGGGCACGAGCGCGGCCTCGGCCTCGCGGATGCCCGCGAGCGCCTCCTCCAGTCGATTGCGCTCGTAGGCGAAGCAGGCGGGGATGAGCGGGTACACGTAGCCCCACTCCGCGCCCAAGAGCGGACCGAACGTCTTGCCCAGCAAATCCATGCCGCCCTCTTCGAGCGCGATGGCCGAGTAATCCACGTTGCTGCGATGGGGATAGGGGAGGTTCTGCGTAAACGACACGAGCGCGCTCGCGACCCCCTTCGGTTTGAAGCGCTTGATGAGGCGGCCGAACTTCGAGAACTTCCGCGCCTTGTCGATGATCGTGGTGCGATGGTCGATGCTGTGCGACAGCGTGGCCGACTCGATGAAACGGGTGTCGAACGTGGCGATGCGCGGCAGCGCGCGGTACAGCTCGTCCAGGTGATGTTCGAATCGCGCCTGCTGACCGGTGAGGTAGTCGTACCACAGCGCGAGAATATGGAGCGGCGGACAGTCGCGGTACGCACGGTCGGGAAGCTCGTCCAGGTGGAGCGTGCGCATGAAATCGGCGCAGTCGGATACCGAGCCGCTGCTGCTTTCGTACAGGTACAGCAGCAAGTAGGTGTCCATGCCGCGGAAATCGCCGCTTTCGATCCAATAGCGCAGCGCCTGCGTGTAATCGAGCTGCGCGCGGAAATACTCGGCTGCGCGCTTGCACAGCGAGGAGCGGTCGATGCCGGCCTCTTCCGCCTTCTCGCGCAGAAAGTCGCGGAACAGATGGTGGTAGCGGTACGTGTCGCCGAACAGCCGCGTGAGGAACGTGTTCGTGCGAGCGAGCTCGTCCATGACGTCCCGTGCGTCCGCGCGTCCCGATAGCAGTTCGGCCAGCTCGGGATCGAACTGCTCCGCCACGCTTGTGGCCAGGCAGAACGCGCGCAAGCCCTCGTCCCAGGTGCGCCACACCTGCTCCTCGAAGAAGCTGGCGAACAAGGTGCGGCTATCGCCGTCCCGCCGCACGTGATCCGACTTGGCAAGCGCAGCCACGCCGATGGCCCACCCTTCGGTGGCCGCTTGCACGAAGCGGCCCTCGTCGACCGACAGCGGCCGGCCGAGCGCTGCGAAGTACGCGCGGATCTCGTCGGCTGCAAAGCGCAGATCCTCGGCGCCCAGCACCGCAGGGCCGTCTGCGCCGCCGAGCGCCTTCCACTCGTCGGGCAGCTCCTTGCGCGACAGCAGCAGCACGGTGAACGCGCCGGGAAGACGCTTGAGAACCGTCGGGAGCGACTTCACGATCTCGCGGTTCTCGATGAAATGCACGTCGTCCAACACCAAGGCGAGCCTTCGTTCGGGAGGAAGCATGCTCGTGATGAGCTGCACGGCGTGCTCCACGGGCGAGAGCGCGAACGCAGGGCTCGTCAGCACCCGGCGCATCGCCTCGTTTTCGGGTTGGGTCGAATACAAGCCCGTGGCCACCTGCTGGTAGAAAACCGAAGGCACGTCATCGTAGCGGTCGAGCCCGATCCACACCGTGGGCAGCTTCGCCTTCTTCAGCCAGAGCAGCGCCGACACCGTCTTGCCGCTGCCGGCGGGAGCGGCGACGTACACGAAACGCTTGCGGGCGGCGCGGTCGAACGCGTCGACCACGCGCAGACGCGGAGCGCACACGTCGGGAAGGGCCGCCGGTTCGAACTTGTCGCTGAGGATGAGCCGCGAGCGCTCGAGCGCGCGCGGCGCGCGGCCGGATGCGACCTGCGCGTCATCCTTGTCGTCGCAGGGAGAACGCCCCATGCGATCAACCCCTTCCATTCCCTCAGCGCACCGCGCTTTCTGAGGAGTATACCCCAAAACCTCATACCGTATGATGGTGCCTCACCGCCGCCGGAGGTATATTCGATCATATTGATATGGTTTTGATCCCGTATGGCAAGGAGCAGGCATGTCCGAGAAACACGGCAGCAGCATAACGTTGACAAGGCGCTCGTTCGTGGCAGGAGCAGGCGTGGTGGCGATCTCATGCTCGCTCGGCTCCGTCGGACCGCTCATACCTCGCGCGCACGCGGACGAAGCGGCGCTCGACGCTGCGGCGCCCGCATCGGCCGACACCGCAGCCGCAGCCGCAACGTCGCAGGCGAACGCGCAGAACTACTTCCCCGACGCCTCGTCGTACCGCGCCTTCAACCTGGACACCTCCGTCGCGCCGGCCGACTTCAACGACGACACGTCGAGCGATCCCCTCGCGGGCTTCACGACGCTCGACCCGCAGAACCTCTACGTGGGCTACGTGAACCGAACCGACTACGACAAGGGGAGCGCCTACGTGGCAGACAGCCTCGAGGCGCTCACCGCATCCTCGATGAAGCTCGACAGCATGGCGCGCAAAACCCTCGGAGCAACATCCCTCGACACCAACTGGAAGGACTATCAGTATCACGCGAACAACGCGTGCACGCTCGAACACAGCGGAGAGCAGCTCATCGTCTCGAACACCATCTACACGGGCACCTATCAGTCGGGTCACGGCAACAATCGCGAAAGCGGACAGGATATCCAATTGCAGCGCTTCGCGAACGGGCAGGTTCAAACGCTGGCGCGGGTCCGCCACGGCCTTGCCGCGAAAAACGATCCGCTCATCATGGAGCACATCCAACAGGAGGGCTCGCTCGGGCTCTTGGCCATGGTCGGCGGCGATTTCGACGGCGACGGAAACCAGGAGCTCGCCGTCTACAACCCCTACCCCGCAGGTCCCCACATCGTCATCTACCGCTTCGATTCCTCGAAGAACGCGTTCGTCAACGAGCAGGTTATCTACCTCGGCGACATCCATTCCAGCTTCGGCGGCGAATTCAGCGACTGGTTCATGCCCATCATCCACCTGGCCACATTCTCGCACGGCAGCTACGACGACCTCGTCGTCACCATGAGCCTGCCGCTCACCTACCATAACAGCCTCGGGTTCCGCAGCACGCCTTCATACATGGCCATCTACTCGAGAAAGACCGGGGGATCGTGGTCCCAGCTCGAGCAGGTATACAAGTACGCCCCCGACTTCGGGTCGTATCGTATGCGGTTCGCTTCGACGCTGCAGACCGACCTCAACGGCAACGGCGTACCCGAGCTCATCATGGCCGGCCACTACAACGCCTACGACAAAGGCGACAAGGTGGGCTGGATGGAATCGGATAAGAACCTCGTGCAGATGTTCACGTTCGACACGACGGAGAACCAGTACCAGTACGTCTGGGATACCCCGCAGGTCGTATCTGCGTTAAGCGATATCTACGTGCAGTACGAGATGTGCGAACCCGCCGCGCTCGCCACGGGCAAGTTCCTGCGCTCCGAGGCCAACGACCTGCTCTTCTTGGAGGGGTACGTGTTCTCGCTCTCGTCCACGAACAAAAAGGGCGATTCGGAGGCGGCGCACTTCAGGGACAGCAGCTTCACCTCGCTGTACCACATGGATCTGACGGGCTACCGCAACCACTTCATCACCAAAGCGGTATCCGGCAACTTCGCCAAAACCAACATCGGCACCGAACAGCTCATCGTGCAGAGCGGGGCGGTGGAATCGGGCAACTACAAGGTCACCTTCGACGTGCGCTGGGTGCTGGAGCAGAACGGCAAGCTCGCAACCGAGGACACCGATCCCAGCTTCATCCACAACGCGAGCACCGACGACAACGGCACGTTTTTGACCATCGCCGCCTGCGATATCAACAAGAACAACGCGTTCAAGTTCGCGCTGAAGTCCAAATCGTTCGGCTGGAGCGCACCGCAGCCCCTTGCCATCCTGGCCAGCGTGCCCTATTGGAGCGAGCTTTCCGACGAGCGGCTCGGCGAGGAGAAAACGGACATCGGCACCACGACCTTCGGCATCTCGTCGTCCGAATCGGCGGGCACCGAGGGCAGGTGGGGCCTGGGCGGCGGCTTCAACATGTCCGCCGAGCTGCTCCTGGGCGCGGGGATCCTCGGAAACAGCGCCATGCTAGGCGGCGGCTTCGATTTCGAGGAGATGCTCAACTACGTGGGCAGCTACTACCACGAGCGCAACGTCGAACGTGCGCTTTCGTACCAGGAGTATGCAGGCAGAACCATGGTCGTGACGTCGGCGGTGCCGGTGGTCGTCTACGAGTACGACGTGTACGTGCCCGAGTTCACGGTCACGCAGGACTATCTCGACGAATACAACAAGCACGCCGCGCCCGGCAAGCAGTGGGGGCCGGAAAAGGTGGGCACCAAAGCGGGAAACGTCCACGTGGCCTACAAGGTGGACAACACCTACGATTCCACCCTCGGGCTCATGACGCTGGAGGATTACAACAATGCGGCGGCGAACGTGGGATCTCCGGACGTGCCGCCCATCGACATGGCCGCCGTGTTCCCGCATACGCAGGGCGACCCCACCACCTACTTCACCCAAACGAGCCAGATCGCGAATGCGCACAACAACGCGGTGCTGGAGAGTCCCAACGTGCAAGTTACCGTCGACAAGGGCTCGGAGACGTCGGCGGAGATCACGGTAACCGACACGTCCCAGTTCACCAACGGGTTCGACATAACCGTGAGCGGAGGCATGTCCTTGGCCGTGCAAGCCCAGGAGACGATCGGCATCGCCATGTCCGCGAGCGGACATGCGGGATGGAAGGCCGAGGCGACGGGCGGTGCCAGCTGGGTGTCCTCGCAGACGAAGGGCGCGCGGTTCTCCACCTCGCTGCCTTCGCTGCACACCCTTTCCTACTTGAAGAACAAGGGCAACGAATACGCCTACGGTGTTCGCCTGGCCGTGTGGCAGACCGATGCCGTGGCGAAGAACCCGCTCGTCATCGGCTACGTGGTGGAGGGAACCGGATCGGGCACCGCGCCGAAGAGCCTTCCGCTCTACCCCATGGCCTACAGCGCGAACGAGCACAGCATCATCTGGGCCTGGAGCAACAACACCACCCGCCCCGCAGGAGCCTACGGCGTGGCGCTGCCCACGAGCACCAACGAGTGG encodes:
- a CDS encoding LuxR C-terminal-related transcriptional regulator, with protein sequence MGRSPCDDKDDAQVASGRAPRALERSRLILSDKFEPAALPDVCAPRLRVVDAFDRAARKRFVYVAAPAGSGKTVSALLWLKKAKLPTVWIGLDRYDDVPSVFYQQVATGLYSTQPENEAMRRVLTSPAFALSPVEHAVQLITSMLPPERRLALVLDDVHFIENREIVKSLPTVLKRLPGAFTVLLLSRKELPDEWKALGGADGPAVLGAEDLRFAADEIRAYFAALGRPLSVDEGRFVQAATEGWAIGVAALAKSDHVRRDGDSRTLFASFFEEQVWRTWDEGLRAFCLATSVAEQFDPELAELLSGRADARDVMDELARTNTFLTRLFGDTYRYHHLFRDFLREKAEEAGIDRSSLCKRAAEYFRAQLDYTQALRYWIESGDFRGMDTYLLLYLYESSSGSVSDCADFMRTLHLDELPDRAYRDCPPLHILALWYDYLTGQQARFEHHLDELYRALPRIATFDTRFIESATLSHSIDHRTTIIDKARKFSKFGRLIKRFKPKGVASALVSFTQNLPYPHRSNVDYSAIALEEGGMDLLGKTFGPLLGAEWGYVYPLIPACFAYERNRLEEALAGIREAEAALVPENKEDGRICIGVMHHATLWQMGRADEAASVLNDLEAYVASDASHFQHNLKAYRAKLALFDADARAARGWLGEYFVNDAERIELVRVFQHFTTARALVVLGRMEEAERLMEALLAFGRGFNRPLDEAEAGTLLASLRWALGRRDEALDSLAGALETLAPYGFFRVVADEGAAVEPVLKSLAARIARPDYAGPLDRAFVQEALLAAHDRAKRFRGMTADLGASDKPVRLSRQQTRMLELLARGLRTPDIAQETGLSVPTIKSHTAAAYRKLGVHNAMDAVLRARELGLLT
- a CDS encoding InlB B-repeat-containing protein translates to MSEKHGSSITLTRRSFVAGAGVVAISCSLGSVGPLIPRAHADEAALDAAAPASADTAAAAATSQANAQNYFPDASSYRAFNLDTSVAPADFNDDTSSDPLAGFTTLDPQNLYVGYVNRTDYDKGSAYVADSLEALTASSMKLDSMARKTLGATSLDTNWKDYQYHANNACTLEHSGEQLIVSNTIYTGTYQSGHGNNRESGQDIQLQRFANGQVQTLARVRHGLAAKNDPLIMEHIQQEGSLGLLAMVGGDFDGDGNQELAVYNPYPAGPHIVIYRFDSSKNAFVNEQVIYLGDIHSSFGGEFSDWFMPIIHLATFSHGSYDDLVVTMSLPLTYHNSLGFRSTPSYMAIYSRKTGGSWSQLEQVYKYAPDFGSYRMRFASTLQTDLNGNGVPELIMAGHYNAYDKGDKVGWMESDKNLVQMFTFDTTENQYQYVWDTPQVVSALSDIYVQYEMCEPAALATGKFLRSEANDLLFLEGYVFSLSSTNKKGDSEAAHFRDSSFTSLYHMDLTGYRNHFITKAVSGNFAKTNIGTEQLIVQSGAVESGNYKVTFDVRWVLEQNGKLATEDTDPSFIHNASTDDNGTFLTIAACDINKNNAFKFALKSKSFGWSAPQPLAILASVPYWSELSDERLGEEKTDIGTTTFGISSSESAGTEGRWGLGGGFNMSAELLLGAGILGNSAMLGGGFDFEEMLNYVGSYYHERNVERALSYQEYAGRTMVVTSAVPVVVYEYDVYVPEFTVTQDYLDEYNKHAAPGKQWGPEKVGTKAGNVHVAYKVDNTYDSTLGLMTLEDYNNAAANVGSPDVPPIDMAAVFPHTQGDPTTYFTQTSQIANAHNNAVLESPNVQVTVDKGSETSAEITVTDTSQFTNGFDITVSGGMSLAVQAQETIGIAMSASGHAGWKAEATGGASWVSSQTKGARFSTSLPSLHTLSYLKNKGNEYAYGVRLAVWQTDAVAKNPLVIGYVVEGTGSGTAPKSLPLYPMAYSANEHSIIWAWSNNTTRPAGAYGVALPTSTNEWTVPAGNVMGVDAGRFWIEDGLAAGDTRQVRFQSYDDLGKSNPSALGPAIVGTTIGGDVPVIDVQPKSVTVFGGTAATFSVQAHSQRGETLSYQWFYLDISNNAYAEWKPVVGETGPDYAIDAADTLWNGTLFCVDVMDRTVNASGVVPTVRSQPARLGVEQTSAIADPDAAAATLRMVPTVTLELTPTDGNTIVQHRDEFFVPYGCEFDMTFTVKDAEGNPCLGKITLSRYTYENGSRNVGTSKDLALTDGLHTLQGDYPASDPSSSYWPLTPSGGDGARVFEVEARLSLDSPTVTKVLPINEYFIINYGVVLPERAAHLLTCDTEGLMPGGPTYALTKHMPLPSIAPAMVGAQFDGWFTDADLASPFEPPFASGPGQTTVYSAWSQNEYAISYELDGGTNSLDNPATLMNDSTTVTLRDPSKEGYAFEGWFADSSLSQPVTAIPRGATGDISLYAKWRLIEYPLFYFAGTGKNPAGNPTSHTVLDGELPIAPPTFDDAKAGTNAWYDDSFFTQKAAETIPAGSVGSVVLYGHAEPSEPQPGPSPEPQPTPEPGSGSTPASTDPAQPKPLVRTGDKQGPLHFVAVALVTAGAALAASLGFRGKRS